One window of Brevibacterium pigmentatum genomic DNA carries:
- a CDS encoding amidohydrolase family protein: MTTLRNVHIIDVDTAAIGDAVDIDFADTITTIPPAEDPSAESNGFVLPGLIDTHVHLKSREPLVGALRPGLTTLVDLGTHPDSFVDDLRSNRGIPGIVSAGSAASAPGSSQIEVMGFPVESGVTGPDDAGRFLDWREAGGADLIKIIIEDPDATEVPALDIPTLRALVDGAHDRELLTVAHAVTPGAFDRGLEAGVDVLTHVPFGARLSEATISRIVETGTIVSPTLVMMRAIADARLGENADSAFALALSNVRALHAAGVRIIAGTDANETPFAPVPHGASLHDELGYLIDAGMTAAEAVRSATSGAADALGLSGPGADRRRRPCGSAGHRDRSAG, encoded by the coding sequence ATGACGACTCTGCGCAATGTGCACATCATCGATGTCGACACCGCTGCCATCGGCGATGCCGTCGACATCGACTTCGCCGACACGATCACGACGATCCCCCCTGCCGAGGACCCGTCTGCGGAGTCGAACGGATTCGTTCTGCCGGGACTCATAGACACCCATGTGCACCTGAAATCACGGGAGCCGCTCGTCGGTGCTCTTCGCCCGGGGCTGACGACGCTCGTCGATCTCGGGACGCATCCGGACTCGTTTGTCGACGATCTCCGGTCCAACCGCGGAATCCCGGGGATCGTCAGCGCCGGATCGGCCGCCTCGGCGCCGGGGAGCTCACAGATCGAGGTGATGGGATTCCCTGTCGAATCCGGTGTCACCGGGCCCGACGATGCCGGCCGGTTCCTCGACTGGAGGGAGGCCGGCGGAGCCGATCTCATCAAGATCATCATCGAGGATCCGGACGCCACCGAGGTGCCCGCCCTCGATATTCCGACCCTGCGGGCGCTCGTCGACGGAGCCCACGACCGGGAGCTGCTCACCGTCGCCCATGCGGTCACTCCGGGGGCGTTCGATCGCGGCCTCGAAGCCGGTGTCGATGTGCTCACGCATGTCCCTTTCGGGGCACGGCTGAGCGAGGCGACGATCTCTCGGATCGTCGAGACGGGTACCATCGTCTCACCCACTTTGGTGATGATGCGTGCGATTGCCGATGCCCGCCTCGGCGAGAACGCCGATTCCGCGTTTGCCCTCGCCCTGTCGAATGTGCGCGCCCTGCATGCAGCGGGGGTTCGGATCATTGCGGGCACCGATGCGAACGAGACGCCATTCGCGCCCGTGCCCCACGGGGCGTCGCTGCACGATGAGCTTGGCTATCTGATCGACGCCGGGATGACTGCCGCCGAGGCGGTCCGGTCGGCCACCTCGGGCGCAGCCGATGCGCTCGGGCTGAGTGGACCGGGGGCGGATCGTCGAAGGCGGCCGTGCGGATCTGCTGGTCATCGGGACCGATCCGCTGGCTGA
- a CDS encoding 2-keto-3-deoxygluconate permease — MVAESQVKSRIPLFDGMNRIPGGIMLIPLILGSIVGTFFPGFLDLGNFTTALFKDSALPLIGILIFATGMQITLKTSGPVLATAGTILLTKSLVPAALVVLLGHFFGIDGILGVSILALIVTMDNSNGGLWLAFTGRYGDARDRGAYMASAINDGPFFSMLFLGAAGLADIPYTLLLAAVIPLVLGIIVGNLDEKWTEIMRPIPNMVIPFFAFALGTGIDLGNVVTGGFSGLLVGAFATLFTGTLAYFGYRWIIRRGNQSGIGIASATTAGNAIATPAIIAGADPTFEPYVEVATAQVASAVLVSAVLAPLLAAWVLKREGGLKVQGENTQSAPLRPEGL; from the coding sequence ATGGTTGCCGAATCGCAGGTCAAAAGTCGCATTCCGCTTTTCGATGGGATGAATCGGATTCCGGGTGGAATCATGCTCATTCCGCTCATCCTCGGCTCTATCGTCGGGACCTTCTTCCCCGGATTCCTTGACCTTGGGAACTTCACAACAGCGCTATTCAAAGATTCGGCTCTGCCGCTCATCGGAATCCTCATCTTCGCAACCGGGATGCAGATCACGCTGAAGACCTCGGGCCCGGTCCTGGCCACAGCAGGAACGATTCTCCTGACGAAATCACTCGTCCCCGCCGCGCTGGTTGTCCTCCTGGGGCATTTCTTCGGAATCGATGGAATCCTGGGAGTTTCGATCCTCGCGCTGATCGTCACCATGGACAACAGCAACGGCGGTTTGTGGCTAGCCTTCACCGGTCGCTATGGAGATGCCCGTGATCGGGGAGCGTATATGGCTTCAGCCATCAACGATGGTCCCTTCTTCTCAATGCTCTTTCTCGGCGCGGCAGGACTTGCCGACATTCCCTACACTCTGCTTTTGGCTGCAGTGATCCCGCTCGTTCTCGGTATCATCGTCGGCAATCTTGATGAGAAGTGGACCGAGATCATGCGTCCGATTCCGAATATGGTGATCCCGTTCTTCGCCTTTGCCCTCGGAACCGGAATCGATCTCGGAAACGTTGTCACTGGTGGTTTTTCGGGCCTTCTGGTCGGCGCTTTTGCCACTCTCTTCACCGGAACTCTGGCGTACTTCGGATACCGGTGGATCATCCGTCGAGGCAATCAGTCCGGAATCGGAATTGCCTCGGCGACGACGGCAGGAAACGCCATCGCCACCCCTGCGATCATCGCTGGCGCTGATCCGACATTCGAACCCTACGTCGAAGTCGCAACAGCCCAGGTCGCCTCGGCAGTTCTCGTCTCCGCCGTTCTCGCTCCGCTCCTCGCTGCTTGGGTTCTCAAACGGGAGGGCGGACTCAAAGTTCAGGGCGAGAATACCCAGTCAGCGCCGCTGCGCCCCGAGGGACTGTGA
- a CDS encoding ABC transporter ATP-binding protein, producing MNTTLTIASRRRSFAHLAPLLRRRAGWIVLLVVAGLANAGAGLVGPWAIGRLVDELPAGAGPELVWTCAIAVAIAGIVMAAGTWIGAWALARIAMPVVAELRTEVVDSALTLESQRIERTGTGDLVSRVADDSRKIGEAAGQVLPLVVESLLVVVVSAFGLAAIDWRLGLTGLVAVPMYWLTLRWYLPRSEPIYKEERAAFGRRAGRLLGGLTGGATLRAYRAEAGEMRRIDSASAHARNLSIDVFRFVTRAFGRNNRAEAVVLSLLLIAGFVLVWFGESTAGAVTTAALVFHRLFNPIGALVGLFDQVQSAGASLTRMVGVSDEARTASKCSTQAAPAAPRLVLEDLWFSYDTDPDTDNHVLRGVNLSIAPGEHIAVVGTTGAGKTTLAKIAAGLSAPGRGRARLTDGGATSANGVDVGSMDESALRRHIAMVAQEVHTFSGSLRDNISLPRPDASDDDVRQALDVVGAGWVTALPNGLDTQIGEGGVRLSAVQEQTIALARLVLADPDFAILDEATAEAGSAGAHVLESSAEAALAGRGALIVAHRLSQAEKADRILVMEHGRVVEEGTHAELVAAGGRYAELWEAWSG from the coding sequence ATGAACACCACCCTGACGATCGCCTCGCGGCGTCGCTCCTTCGCCCACCTGGCCCCGCTGCTGCGCCGCCGAGCCGGCTGGATCGTCCTCCTCGTCGTCGCAGGACTGGCCAATGCCGGTGCCGGTCTCGTCGGGCCGTGGGCGATCGGCCGTCTCGTCGACGAACTCCCCGCCGGAGCCGGCCCAGAACTCGTGTGGACGTGTGCCATCGCCGTCGCGATCGCCGGCATCGTCATGGCCGCCGGCACATGGATCGGCGCCTGGGCACTCGCGCGCATCGCGATGCCCGTCGTCGCCGAACTGCGCACCGAGGTCGTCGACTCCGCCCTGACGCTCGAGTCACAGCGGATCGAACGCACCGGCACCGGCGACCTCGTCTCCCGCGTCGCTGACGACTCGCGAAAGATCGGCGAGGCCGCCGGCCAAGTGCTGCCGCTCGTCGTCGAATCCCTCCTCGTCGTGGTGGTCTCCGCATTCGGCCTGGCCGCCATCGACTGGCGTCTCGGCCTCACCGGGCTCGTCGCAGTGCCGATGTACTGGCTCACCCTGCGCTGGTATCTGCCCAGATCAGAACCCATCTACAAAGAGGAACGCGCGGCTTTCGGCAGGCGTGCCGGGCGCCTGCTCGGCGGACTCACCGGAGGTGCGACCCTGCGCGCCTATCGTGCCGAGGCAGGGGAGATGCGACGCATCGACTCCGCCTCCGCGCATGCCCGCAACCTGTCGATCGACGTCTTCCGATTCGTCACCCGGGCCTTCGGCCGCAACAACCGCGCCGAGGCGGTCGTCCTCTCACTGCTCCTCATCGCCGGCTTCGTCCTCGTCTGGTTCGGCGAGTCCACCGCCGGAGCCGTGACCACAGCGGCCCTGGTCTTCCACCGCCTCTTCAACCCCATCGGCGCCCTCGTCGGACTCTTCGACCAGGTCCAATCGGCCGGCGCCTCCCTGACCCGCATGGTCGGAGTCAGCGACGAAGCCCGAACCGCGTCGAAGTGCTCGACCCAGGCCGCGCCCGCCGCCCCGCGGCTCGTGCTCGAGGACCTGTGGTTCTCCTACGACACGGACCCGGACACGGACAATCATGTGCTGCGCGGGGTGAACCTGAGCATCGCGCCGGGTGAGCACATCGCCGTCGTCGGCACCACCGGTGCCGGGAAGACGACGCTGGCGAAGATCGCCGCGGGACTGTCAGCCCCCGGTCGCGGACGGGCACGTCTCACGGATGGCGGGGCCACCTCGGCGAACGGGGTGGACGTGGGATCGATGGACGAATCCGCGCTGCGCCGGCATATCGCCATGGTCGCGCAGGAGGTGCATACCTTCTCCGGCAGCCTGCGTGACAACATCAGCCTGCCGCGTCCGGACGCGAGCGACGACGATGTGCGGCAGGCTCTGGACGTGGTCGGCGCCGGGTGGGTGACAGCCCTGCCGAACGGCCTCGACACGCAGATCGGGGAGGGCGGGGTCCGCCTGTCCGCGGTCCAGGAACAGACGATCGCGCTCGCCCGCCTGGTGCTGGCCGACCCGGACTTCGCGATCCTCGACGAAGCCACCGCCGAGGCGGGATCGGCTGGAGCCCATGTCCTCGAATCCTCCGCCGAGGCGGCCCTTGCCGGCCGTGGCGCGCTCATCGTCGCGCACCGGCTCAGTCAGGCGGAGAAGGCCGACCGGATCCTCGTCATGGAGCACGGACGCGTCGTCGAGGAAGGCACTCATGCCGAACTCGTCGCCGCCGGCGGACGGTACGCCGAGTTGTGGGAGGCATGGTCGGGCTGA
- a CDS encoding GntR family transcriptional regulator, translating into MWIDDQSPTRLDPASDVPLHRQLGDTVRTAIAGGQLPPGTRLPTEAQFQERFGISRSVVRQALSGLTSDGLIQRGRGQGSVVAPKHEHHRAVQKMSGLSAQIATSDDEVTTEVLRLESDADPRAEAALGTSDLVSLLRLRSVGTEPIALIHTWLARSTVPGLQASDLVNVSLHATLAARYGVPVSAGRRQVRAVAASGSVAAEMSVPIGAPLLVLEGTSLDSAGSAIEYFCTWHRGDQVVFDVDAGASAQDGSRSFKSGSVNPHSSPDETLGLSASALRLAESLTEFATRISDESQS; encoded by the coding sequence ATGTGGATCGATGATCAGTCTCCCACCAGACTCGACCCTGCGTCCGATGTCCCATTGCACAGGCAACTAGGCGATACGGTGCGAACTGCAATTGCAGGTGGTCAGCTGCCTCCTGGGACTCGATTGCCTACTGAAGCTCAGTTCCAGGAGCGATTTGGAATCTCCCGGTCGGTAGTCAGGCAGGCGCTGTCGGGGCTCACCAGTGATGGTCTGATCCAACGAGGCCGAGGACAAGGAAGCGTTGTTGCGCCGAAGCATGAGCATCACCGGGCGGTTCAGAAGATGTCTGGACTGTCTGCTCAGATCGCTACCTCCGACGACGAAGTTACTACCGAAGTTCTTCGCCTCGAGAGCGATGCTGATCCTCGGGCAGAGGCGGCTCTAGGGACTTCGGATCTCGTGTCGCTATTGCGTCTGCGCAGTGTCGGAACCGAGCCGATTGCACTTATCCACACGTGGTTGGCAAGGTCGACTGTGCCGGGACTGCAGGCCAGCGACCTTGTGAATGTCTCTCTGCACGCGACTCTCGCAGCGCGTTATGGGGTCCCCGTTTCCGCTGGGCGCAGGCAAGTGCGAGCAGTCGCAGCTTCGGGATCTGTGGCTGCCGAAATGTCCGTGCCAATCGGCGCTCCATTGCTGGTGCTAGAAGGCACCAGTCTCGATTCTGCAGGGTCAGCCATAGAATACTTCTGCACCTGGCACAGAGGCGATCAGGTCGTTTTCGATGTCGATGCAGGGGCCAGTGCCCAGGACGGTTCGCGCTCGTTCAAATCAGGAAGCGTGAATCCACACAGTTCGCCAGACGAAACCTTGGGACTGAGCGCCAGCGCACTCCGACTCGCTGAGTCTTTGACAGAATTTGCTACGCGTATCTCAGATGAGTCTCAAAGTTGA
- a CDS encoding oxidoreductase: MTSPIDFGVPALTGRTALITGANSGLGRVTARVLAGRGAHVVLAVRNRAKGEAAAATMPGSTEVRDLDLADLSSVRDFAADFTAPVDLLINNAGIMIPPLYRTVDGFESQFGTNHLGHFALTNLLLPQVRERIVAVSSIAHRFGTIDFDDLQWKRRPYRPMAAYGQSKLSNLLFVSELQRRLSERSSSVIATAAHPGLAATNLFNSSDDGSLDARVSRAFTRVVAQSEQGGARPILCAAVADLPGGSYIGPTGPLEIRGKPGFASRSAKSTDTEVARRLWAVSEELTGVTFPEL; the protein is encoded by the coding sequence ATGACTTCTCCGATCGATTTCGGCGTTCCCGCTCTCACCGGGCGTACGGCCCTCATCACCGGCGCGAACAGCGGACTCGGCCGGGTCACTGCCCGGGTTCTGGCCGGTCGAGGAGCTCATGTCGTCCTGGCCGTGCGCAACCGTGCGAAGGGTGAGGCCGCCGCAGCGACGATGCCGGGCAGCACCGAGGTGCGCGACCTCGACCTCGCCGACCTGTCCTCAGTACGCGATTTCGCGGCGGACTTCACCGCACCGGTCGATCTCCTCATCAACAATGCGGGGATCATGATCCCGCCCCTGTACCGGACCGTCGACGGGTTCGAATCGCAGTTCGGGACGAACCACCTCGGGCATTTCGCCCTGACGAATCTGCTGCTTCCGCAGGTGCGTGAGCGCATCGTCGCCGTCTCCTCCATCGCCCACCGGTTCGGCACGATCGATTTCGACGACCTTCAGTGGAAGAGGCGACCGTATCGGCCGATGGCCGCCTATGGTCAGTCGAAGCTTTCGAACCTGCTTTTCGTCTCCGAACTTCAGCGCAGGCTGTCCGAGCGCTCATCCTCGGTGATCGCGACGGCCGCCCATCCGGGTTTGGCGGCGACGAACCTCTTCAACTCCAGCGACGACGGTTCCCTGGACGCTCGAGTCAGCCGTGCGTTCACCCGGGTGGTCGCTCAGAGCGAGCAGGGCGGGGCACGGCCGATCCTCTGTGCCGCTGTCGCCGATCTGCCCGGTGGCAGCTACATCGGGCCGACCGGTCCGCTCGAGATCCGTGGAAAGCCTGGGTTCGCATCCCGTTCGGCGAAGTCCACCGACACCGAGGTGGCTCGCCGACTATGGGCGGTCTCCGAAGAGCTGACCGGGGTCACGTTCCCGGAACTGTGA
- a CDS encoding four-carbon acid sugar kinase family protein: MTTPAVLVVADDLTGATDASVQFARAGWQARLQLDESVSENQSNGTVSARVTDARAMNDDEASQLTREAVLTGTAGQDQRLFLKIDSTLRGSVAAQIDGALAGWKTRQPEAVALVCPAYPAMGRTVIGGRLLVDGIPVDETAIGNDPVTPVTTSVVAEILPDSEAFNGSIEHEQLRRAIKRAQDSGAASLTVDARTDNDLSAIAEVVAEFGGTVIPVGSAGLASALSTVWGSELESREWVVQSCRRLVIVASSLHTVTREQIVALTESMAGTVEVWKPDLTQILHRESRRVWLEEVRADDSSAPVVVIDAPAGRTVHTDLVAEFIAETTAELTGSDPSTGLMLLGGEGARAVLNRFGARGLLIHSTVREGIPIGTIDGGNRHGTTVVTKAGGFGRLPDVAHIAADLLGIELEGKE, encoded by the coding sequence GTGACCACCCCGGCAGTCCTGGTCGTCGCCGACGACCTGACTGGAGCAACTGATGCGTCCGTGCAGTTCGCACGTGCCGGTTGGCAGGCGCGACTGCAACTCGACGAGTCCGTCAGCGAGAATCAGTCGAACGGGACGGTGAGTGCACGAGTCACCGACGCTCGTGCCATGAACGACGACGAAGCAAGTCAACTGACGCGGGAAGCAGTGCTCACGGGTACCGCCGGTCAAGATCAGCGCCTCTTCCTCAAGATCGACTCAACCCTGAGAGGCTCCGTCGCCGCGCAGATCGACGGCGCCCTGGCTGGATGGAAGACTAGACAACCGGAAGCGGTGGCCCTTGTCTGCCCTGCCTACCCGGCGATGGGTCGGACCGTCATCGGAGGGAGGCTGCTCGTCGACGGTATCCCGGTCGACGAGACAGCCATTGGAAACGACCCGGTCACGCCGGTGACAACCTCAGTTGTAGCGGAAATCCTGCCTGACAGCGAAGCTTTCAACGGCTCCATCGAGCACGAGCAGCTGAGGCGTGCCATCAAAAGAGCCCAGGACTCGGGCGCCGCGTCCCTGACTGTGGACGCTCGCACTGACAACGATCTCAGTGCCATTGCGGAGGTGGTCGCAGAGTTCGGCGGCACCGTCATTCCTGTCGGCTCTGCTGGATTGGCTTCCGCTCTCTCAACTGTCTGGGGCTCAGAACTGGAATCCCGAGAATGGGTCGTGCAGAGCTGCCGTCGACTTGTTATCGTGGCTAGTTCTCTGCACACCGTGACCCGGGAGCAGATCGTCGCACTCACTGAGTCAATGGCTGGAACAGTCGAAGTCTGGAAGCCTGATCTGACGCAGATCCTGCACCGGGAATCACGTCGAGTATGGCTGGAAGAGGTGCGCGCAGATGACTCATCTGCGCCTGTCGTCGTCATCGATGCCCCAGCTGGACGGACAGTTCACACGGACCTAGTCGCAGAATTTATCGCGGAGACAACGGCCGAGCTCACCGGGTCGGATCCATCGACAGGACTCATGTTGTTGGGCGGTGAAGGAGCGCGAGCAGTGCTCAACCGGTTCGGCGCGCGCGGCCTTCTTATTCATTCGACGGTGCGGGAGGGCATCCCGATCGGCACCATCGACGGCGGGAATCGCCACGGGACAACTGTCGTCACGAAAGCCGGCGGCTTCGGTCGCCTCCCTGATGTTGCACACATCGCTGCAGATCTGCTTGGCATCGAGCTAGAAGGAAAAGAATAA
- a CDS encoding acyl-CoA dehydrogenase family protein, whose translation MTADTAHNPATPDTAFDPSDLLDLAGLLTDEELALRAKVRTFVDERIRPNIAEWYEGAIFPTEIVREMGELGLLGMHLQGYGCPGRSAVEYGLAALELEAGDSGLRTFVSVQGSLAMSAIHKFGSEEQKNRYLPGMAKGEIIGCFGLTEPTAGSDPASMATTATRNADGSWTLNGAKRWIGLASIADIAVIWAATDDGIRGFLVPTDAPGFTATPIEQKLSMRASIQCDIDLKDVELPAEAVLPEVTGLKGPFSCLNEARYGIMWGAMGAARDSFEVALDYAQNRLQFDKPLTAYQITQEKLVNMALEIQKGTLLAIQTGRLKDAGTLEPVQISVGKLNNCREAIAICREARTMLGGNGITLEYSPLRHANNLESVRTYEGTDEVHTLILGRHITGEQAFR comes from the coding sequence ATGACTGCAGACACTGCACACAACCCAGCCACCCCAGACACCGCCTTTGACCCCTCAGACCTGCTCGACCTCGCCGGGCTCCTCACCGACGAAGAGCTGGCGCTGCGCGCGAAGGTCCGGACCTTCGTCGACGAGCGGATCCGGCCGAACATCGCCGAATGGTACGAAGGCGCGATCTTCCCGACCGAGATCGTGCGTGAGATGGGCGAGCTCGGCCTCCTCGGCATGCACCTGCAGGGCTATGGCTGCCCGGGACGTTCAGCCGTCGAATACGGTCTCGCCGCCCTCGAACTCGAAGCCGGCGACTCGGGGCTGCGCACCTTCGTCTCCGTGCAGGGATCGCTGGCGATGTCGGCCATCCACAAATTCGGCTCCGAAGAGCAGAAGAACCGCTACCTGCCCGGAATGGCCAAGGGTGAGATCATCGGCTGCTTCGGGCTGACCGAGCCGACCGCCGGATCCGACCCCGCCTCGATGGCCACCACCGCTACCCGCAATGCCGACGGAAGCTGGACGCTCAACGGTGCCAAACGGTGGATCGGCCTGGCCTCGATCGCCGATATCGCGGTCATCTGGGCAGCCACCGACGACGGCATCCGCGGCTTCCTCGTGCCCACCGATGCTCCCGGCTTCACCGCCACTCCGATCGAGCAGAAGCTGTCGATGCGCGCGTCGATCCAGTGCGATATCGACCTCAAAGACGTGGAACTGCCCGCCGAGGCGGTCCTGCCCGAGGTCACGGGACTGAAGGGTCCGTTCTCCTGCCTCAACGAGGCCCGTTACGGAATCATGTGGGGCGCCATGGGCGCGGCCCGCGACTCCTTCGAAGTGGCGCTCGACTACGCGCAGAACCGCCTTCAGTTCGACAAGCCGCTCACCGCTTACCAGATCACTCAGGAGAAGCTGGTGAACATGGCCCTCGAAATCCAGAAGGGCACCCTCCTGGCCATCCAGACGGGACGCCTCAAGGACGCCGGCACGCTCGAACCCGTGCAGATCTCCGTCGGCAAACTCAACAACTGCCGCGAAGCCATCGCCATCTGCCGTGAGGCCCGGACGATGCTCGGCGGCAACGGCATCACCCTCGAATACTCACCGCTGCGGCACGCGAACAACCTCGAATCCGTGCGCACCTACGAAGGCACCGACGAGGTCCACACACTCATCCTCGGCCGCCACATCACCGGGGAGCAGGCATTCAGATGA
- the pdxA gene encoding 4-hydroxythreonine-4-phosphate dehydrogenase PdxA — translation MSLPVLAITLGDVAGIGPEITAKSLLGHDDLREKCVPVVIGDVASVRRGVEAVGGEASAVREINSPAEARNIPGTVEVVQVGQDLSDVVVGELSAAAGDGSYRYVVEACRLAKAGDVDGIVTAPLNKAAMHAGGHQFPGHTELLAHEFGVKDYSLVLSAGDLYFFHLTTHVSMRQAIEDITYDRTLSVLKLAGAFAKSMGTPDELIGLAGLNPHAGENRLFGNEDADVLAPAVAAAKDSGLNVEGPLPGDALIPSAVRGKVNLVVVCYHDQGHAPFKAVYGDDGVNITVGLPVVRVSVDHGTAFDIAGRGIAREASLVLSIERAAALAPEWGVVWDAAQVM, via the coding sequence ATGTCACTACCTGTTTTGGCCATCACTTTGGGAGACGTTGCAGGGATCGGCCCCGAGATCACCGCGAAGTCACTTCTCGGACACGACGATCTGCGTGAGAAGTGCGTGCCGGTCGTCATCGGCGATGTGGCCTCGGTCCGGCGGGGAGTCGAAGCAGTTGGAGGGGAAGCCTCGGCAGTTCGAGAGATCAACTCGCCTGCTGAAGCTCGCAACATTCCCGGCACCGTGGAGGTCGTTCAGGTCGGTCAGGATCTGAGCGATGTCGTCGTCGGCGAGCTCAGCGCAGCTGCGGGGGACGGTTCTTATCGGTACGTCGTCGAAGCGTGTCGACTGGCCAAAGCCGGGGACGTTGACGGCATCGTCACTGCACCGCTGAACAAAGCCGCGATGCACGCTGGCGGTCACCAGTTCCCCGGCCACACCGAGCTGCTTGCCCATGAGTTCGGTGTCAAGGATTACTCTTTAGTCCTCTCCGCGGGAGACCTCTATTTCTTTCACCTAACCACACATGTATCAATGCGCCAGGCGATCGAGGACATCACCTACGATCGCACGCTCAGCGTCCTCAAACTCGCAGGCGCGTTTGCCAAATCGATGGGTACTCCGGACGAGCTGATCGGACTTGCCGGACTCAACCCGCACGCTGGGGAGAACCGCCTGTTCGGTAACGAGGATGCCGATGTGCTCGCGCCAGCCGTCGCCGCGGCGAAGGACTCCGGGCTCAACGTCGAGGGGCCGCTCCCCGGCGATGCTCTCATTCCCTCTGCGGTGCGCGGCAAGGTCAATCTCGTTGTCGTTTGCTACCACGACCAAGGTCACGCTCCGTTCAAGGCTGTCTACGGCGATGACGGAGTCAACATCACAGTCGGCCTGCCCGTAGTTCGCGTGTCCGTCGACCACGGCACTGCCTTCGATATCGCAGGTCGGGGAATCGCACGCGAGGCCAGCCTTGTGCTGTCTATCGAACGCGCCGCTGCTCTGGCCCCCGAATGGGGTGTCGTGTGGGATGCCGCGCAAGTGATGTGA
- a CDS encoding ABC transporter transmembrane domain-containing protein, producing MPKIPETGAQLLRRAARRRIRELLGGSGALSVWQVCEALVPVAIGIIVDRAIIPLSIPALIISIIGLGILFTVLSLGYRFGARLCNSAREHEAHALRAEITHAALTASHLPADRTSGEVLSIASADADAAAASFQQAGRGIASVLGMITAAIFLLIADPVTGLVVLIAVPIGLIIVALPGRSVSARAAAQLDAVASAGRSASDLMHGLRVIKAMGGEPWAVRRYRATSDAAADAGIATGERTGRLAGLGALVMSAVLAIVLVVAGLRLIDGQMSVGALIGILGMTAFLTEPMRALAEIVGLFAQSHGAAERIARLLTSLDAAASTDTTDALAEAAPTTRDAADIRPSVTTTESGITITGWPPTAESRELTTAGGSLTCIVSDDAEDAAVLLAELTSHARSLGPARMLVAPHDVDLFEGTIGSNITMVVADDSADTDDRTDVAEHPPISAEVLTASGVDELLDLVDGGLDYRIQELGGNLSGGQRQRVALARALHADPEILVLVEPTTAVDAVTEARIAQGLCRLRRRTREQATIILTSSPAFLAAADTVVYRPTSGCLLVGRHADLLETDTDSAEAYRDAVTR from the coding sequence GTGCCGAAGATCCCTGAAACTGGTGCGCAGCTGCTGCGCCGAGCTGCCCGTCGGCGCATCCGTGAACTGCTCGGCGGATCGGGCGCGCTGTCGGTATGGCAGGTCTGCGAAGCGCTTGTGCCGGTGGCGATCGGAATCATCGTCGACCGTGCGATCATCCCGCTGTCGATCCCGGCTCTCATCATCTCCATCATCGGCCTCGGCATCCTCTTCACCGTGCTCAGCCTCGGCTACCGCTTCGGTGCACGTCTGTGCAACTCCGCCCGCGAGCACGAAGCCCACGCCCTGCGTGCCGAGATCACACACGCAGCCCTGACCGCATCACACCTGCCGGCCGACCGCACCTCGGGTGAGGTCCTGTCCATCGCCTCGGCCGATGCCGACGCCGCGGCCGCGTCCTTCCAACAGGCCGGACGCGGCATCGCTTCGGTGCTGGGCATGATCACCGCAGCGATATTCCTCCTCATCGCCGACCCCGTGACCGGACTCGTCGTCCTCATCGCCGTGCCCATCGGCCTGATCATCGTCGCCCTGCCTGGCCGGTCCGTCTCGGCGCGGGCAGCCGCGCAGCTCGACGCCGTCGCCTCGGCGGGACGCTCGGCCTCCGACCTCATGCACGGACTGCGCGTGATCAAGGCAATGGGCGGGGAGCCGTGGGCGGTGCGTCGTTATCGCGCCACCTCCGATGCGGCCGCCGACGCCGGCATCGCCACAGGTGAGAGGACTGGACGCCTGGCCGGTCTCGGTGCGCTCGTCATGTCCGCGGTCCTGGCGATCGTCCTCGTCGTCGCGGGCCTGCGCCTCATCGACGGCCAGATGAGCGTCGGCGCCCTCATCGGCATCCTCGGCATGACCGCGTTCCTCACCGAGCCCATGCGCGCACTCGCCGAGATCGTCGGCCTCTTCGCCCAATCCCATGGCGCCGCCGAACGGATCGCTCGCTTGCTCACCAGCCTCGATGCTGCGGCCAGCACCGATACGACAGACGCCCTCGCCGAGGCGGCCCCCACCACCCGTGATGCCGCCGATATCCGCCCGAGCGTGACCACCACCGAATCCGGAATCACCATCACCGGATGGCCGCCGACCGCCGAGTCCCGGGAACTCACCACCGCTGGCGGTTCGCTGACCTGCATCGTCTCCGACGACGCGGAGGACGCTGCCGTGCTGCTGGCTGAGCTGACCTCCCATGCCCGGAGTCTCGGCCCCGCCCGGATGCTCGTCGCACCCCACGACGTCGACCTGTTCGAAGGCACCATCGGATCGAACATCACGATGGTCGTCGCCGACGACAGCGCAGACACCGACGACCGCACAGACGTAGCCGAACACCCGCCGATCTCGGCGGAGGTGCTCACCGCCTCGGGAGTCGACGAGCTGCTCGACCTCGTCGACGGCGGTCTCGACTACCGGATCCAGGAACTCGGCGGGAACCTCTCCGGCGGTCAGCGGCAGCGCGTCGCATTGGCTCGTGCGCTCCACGCCGATCCCGAGATCCTCGTCCTCGTCGAACCCACGACCGCCGTCGACGCCGTCACCGAAGCGAGGATCGCCCAGGGACTCTGCCGACTGCGCCGCCGGACACGAGAACAGGCCACGATCATCCTCACCTCCTCGCCAGCCTTCCTCGCCGCCGCGGATACCGTCGTCTATCGCCCGACGTCCGGCTGCCTGCTCGTGGGCCGTCATGCCGACCTCCTCGAGACAGACACCGACAGCGCGGAAGCCTACCGAGATGCGGTGACCCGATGA